The stretch of DNA AGTCACAAGCGGCGCTCTCGTAACCGCAAGCCAGCCTGCCGCTCTGGCCACCATTCAGGATCTCAGCTCCATTTATGTGGATGTCACTCAGTCCAGCGCCGAGCTGCTGCGCCTGAAACAAAATCTGGCCAGCGGCCTTCTGAAGAGCAATGCTGCAGCCCAGGCACGGGTTAAGTTGCTGCTGGAGGATGGCAGCGCATATCCGCAACAGGGCACACTAAAGTTTTCTGAAGTTACAGTGGACCAGAGTACCGGCTCCATTACGCTGCGAGCGGTTTTCCCAAACCCAAAGCAGACGCTGCTGCCGGGTATGTTTGTCCGGGCTATCCTGGAGGAGGGGGTAAGTGAGCAAGCTATACTGGTTCCTCAGAGGGGGGTTACACGCAACCCTGCCGGCAACGCTATGGCTATGGCTGTAGGAGCCGGGGAGAAAGTGGAACCCCGGCTTATCAAGGTCGTTCGGACAGTAGGAGACAACTGGCTCATCAGCGAAGGGCTGAAAGCAGGTGACCGTGTCATCCTCGAAGGACTGCAGAAAGCTCGCCCGGGAACTCAGGTCAAAGCAGTGCCGTTTGGCAGCAAAGCTGATGAAGCGCCCGCCGGTGCTCAGAAAACAGCAGCAAATAAATAAAGGAGAAGCTTCATGCCCAGATTTTTCATAAATCGTCCAATATTTGCATGGGTGATCGCCATCATGATCATGCTGGCAGGTCTTCTGGCAATCAGAACACTTCCCGTGTCCCAGTATCCGCCGATTGCGCCACCCCAGATTACCATTAACGCCTTGTATCCGGGCGCCTCGGCCCAGACCGTGCAAGATACGGTAACTCAGATTGTCGAACAAAAACTTAATGGAATTGACAACCTGATCTATATGTCGTCAAGCAGTGATTCCTCGGGGGCGGTAGCCATTAATCTAACTTTCAAAGCCGGCACCGACCCCAACATTGCTCAGGTAC from Nitrospirota bacterium encodes:
- a CDS encoding efflux RND transporter periplasmic adaptor subunit is translated as MKRARIITIIVLLAGYIVVAGCAKKSSTVATAPNMPPEVGVVVIQPQRVALTTELVGRTSAYLIAEVRPQVGGIIQKRQFTEGADVKAGEVLYQIDPAAYQAAYGSAKAALIRAEANLIPARLKAGRYQELVKINAVSQQEYDDASAGFKLAEADVEAGKAALEIARINLAYTRVTAPISGRIGRSSVTSGALVTASQPAALATIQDLSSIYVDVTQSSAELLRLKQNLASGLLKSNAAAQARVKLLLEDGSAYPQQGTLKFSEVTVDQSTGSITLRAVFPNPKQTLLPGMFVRAILEEGVSEQAILVPQRGVTRNPAGNAMAMAVGAGEKVEPRLIKVVRTVGDNWLISEGLKAGDRVILEGLQKARPGTQVKAVPFGSKADEAPAGAQKTAANK